From a region of the Alnus glutinosa chromosome 1, dhAlnGlut1.1, whole genome shotgun sequence genome:
- the LOC133876743 gene encoding auxin efflux carrier component 3, which translates to MISWGDLYTVLTAVIPLYVAMILAYGSVRWWKIFSPDQCSGINRFVAIFAVPLLSFHFISSNNPYAMNFRFIAADTLQKIIMLVVLTVWTNFTKNGSLEWMITIFSLSTLPNTLVMGIPLLKAMYGDYSGSLMVQVVVLQCIIWYTLLLFLFEYRGAKMLIMEQFPETAASIVSFKVDSDVVSLDGRDFLETDAEIGEDGKLHVTVRKSNASRRSLGGSALTPRPSNLTGAEIYSLSSSRNPTPRGSNFNNSDFYSMMGYQGFPARHSNFGPSDLYSVQSSRGPTPRPSNFEENCAPMPQNVNVSSPRFGFYPAQTVPPASYPAPNPEFSSTITKTAKNQQQQQQQQQQQQQQAPNSKVNHDAKELHMFVWSSSASPVSDGGGLHVFGGTDFCASEQSGRSDQGAKEIRMLVADHPQNGENKAMAESEGFGGEDLSFAGKGDLEGEGDRDEREKEGPTGLNKLGSSSTAELHPKSSIGAPESGGGKQMPPASVMTRLILIMVWRKLIRNPNTYSSLIGLVWSLIAFRWHLAMPKILSQSISILSDAGLGMAMFSLGLFMALQPKIIACGNSIASFAMAVRFLTGPAVMAAASIAVGVRGTLLHIAIVQAALPQGIVPFVFAKEYNVHPAILSTAVIFGMLIALPITLVYYIVLGL; encoded by the exons ATGATCTCCTGGGGGGACCTGTACACCGTGTTGACGGCGGTCATCCCTCTGTATGTAGCGATGATTTTAGCCTACGGGTCCGTCCGGTGGTGGAAGATCTTCTCCCCGGACCAGTGCTCCGGCATCAACCGGTTCGTGGCCATTTTCGCCGTCCCTCTCCTCTCCTTCCACTTCATCTCCAGCAACAACCCCTACGCCATGAACTTCCGCTTCATCGCCGCCGACACTCTCCAGAAGATCATCATGCTCGTCGTCCTCACCGTCTGGACCAACTTCACCAAGAACGGTAGCCTCGAGTGGATGATCACTATCTTCTCTCTTTCCACCCTACCAAATACACTAGTGATGGGTATCCCTCTACTCAAGGCCATGTACGGCGACTACTCCGGGAGCCTCATGGTCCAGGTGGTGGTCTTGCAGTGCATCATCTGGTACACCCTGCTGCTCTTCCTCTTCGAGTATCGCGGCGCCAAGATGCTGATCATGGAGCAGTTCCCTGAGACGGCAGCGTCGATTGTGTCGTTCAAGGTCGACTCCGATGTGGTCTCATTGGACGGTCGCGATTTTCTGGAGACCGACGCTGAAATCGGCGAGGACGGGAAGCTCCACGTGACGGTGAGGAAGTCGAATGCGTCGAGACGGTCCCTCGGGGGCTCGGCATTGACGCCTCGGCCATCGAATCTCACCGGGGCCGAGATATACAGTTTGAGCTCCTCGAGGAACCCCACGCCGAGAGGCTCCAATTTCAACAACTCCGACTTCTACTCCATGATGGGTTACCAGGGCTTCCCGGCAAGGCATTCGAATTTTGGTCCATCGGACCTGTATTCCGTGCAGTCCTCTAGGGGTCCAACTCCGAGACCGTCGAATTTCGAAGAGAATTGTGCACCCATGCCCCAGAACGTTAACGTCTCTTCTCCTAGGTTCGGGTTTTATCCGGCGCAGACTGTACCTCCGGCTTCTTACCCTGCGCCCAACCCAGAGTTCTCGTCCACTATTACTAAGACGGCGAAGaatcagcagcagcagcagcagcagcaacagcaacagcaacagcagGCTCCTAATAGCAAGGTGAACCATGATGCTAAGGAGCTACACATGTTTGTGTGGAGCTCCAGCGCATCACCTGTGTCCGATGGGGGTGGGCTCCACGTATTCGGCGGGACCGACTTCTGCGCGTCGGAACAATCCGGACGGTCCGATCAGGGGGCCAAGGAGATCCGGATGTTGGTTGCTGATCACCCACAAAACGGGGAAAATAAAG caATGGCGGAAAGTGAGGGATTTGGTGGGGAAGACTTGAGCTTTGCTGGGAAGGGAGATCTAGAAGGAGAGGGTGATCgggatgagagagagaaggagggCCCCACTGGACTCAACAAGCTGGGGTCCAGCTCCACGGCTGAGCTCCACCCGAAATCCTCAATCGGAGCTCCGGAGTCCGGTGGCGGAAAACAAATGCCTCCAGCCAGTGTCATGACCCGTCTCATCTTAATCATGGTCTGGCGCAAGCTTATCCGCAACCCCAACACCTATTCCAGCCTCATTGGCCTTGTTTGGTCCCTCATCGCCTTTCG GTGGCATCTGGCTATGCCGAAGATACTTTCGCAGTCGATCTCCATACTGTCCGATGCCGGGCTTGGAATGGCTATGTTCAGCTTAG GTCTGTTTATGGCTCTTCAACCCAAGATAATCGCGTGTGGGAACTCAATCGCTTCTTTCGCTATGGCCGTAAGATTCCTCACTGGCCCGGCGGTTATGGCCGCTGCCTCGATTGCCGTTGGCGTGCGCGGTACCCTCCTCCATATAGCTATTGTTCAG GCTGCACTTCCACAAGGAATTGTTCCGTTTGTGTTCGCTAAAGAATACAATGTTCATCCAGCCATTCTTAGCACTGC GGTTATCTTTGGAATGTTAATAGCACTACCAATTACTCTAGTCTACTACATCGTTCTGGGATTGTGA